The following coding sequences lie in one Arachis stenosperma cultivar V10309 chromosome 5, arast.V10309.gnm1.PFL2, whole genome shotgun sequence genomic window:
- the LOC130980919 gene encoding uncharacterized protein LOC130980919, which produces MGFEQARAERKLQLQELGSLCLDAYENSRLYKEKVKAVHDQHIKRKEFQPGDLVLLYNSRLRLMLGKLRSRWEGPYRVKKVEPYGVFHLSHPSSSKLIKVNGHRLKLYYGKKVTKNKELDIFLLEDPLTAEN; this is translated from the coding sequence atgggattTGAGCAAGCCagagctgaaaggaagttgcaatTGCAAGAATTGGGGAGCCTTTGCCTCGAtgcttatgagaactcaaggTTGTACAAGGAAAAGGTGAAGGCTGTACATGATCAGCACATCAAGAGgaaagagttccaacctggggatttagtcctcctttacaactctAGACTGAGACTCATGCTAGGCAAGCTGCGATCTAGGTGGGAAGGTCCATATAGAGTCAAGAAGGTTGAGCCGTACGGAGTTTTTCACCTAAGTCACCCTTCAAGCTCTAAACTTATCAAGGTTAATGGACATCGTTTGAAGCTCTACTATGGCAAGAAGGTGACGAAAAATAAGGAGTTAGATATCTTCCTCTTGGAGGATCCACTCACAGCAGAAAACTGA